In Fragaria vesca subsp. vesca unplaced genomic scaffold, FraVesHawaii_1.0 scf0513160_u, whole genome shotgun sequence, a single window of DNA contains:
- the LOC101310575 gene encoding putative 1-aminocyclopropane-1-carboxylate deaminase-like: MKVVESFPSKRAISAIKRSFHSGQCVSNVKLSKDEFVSKLLDRRWTLPSPDARIHQIMLSTSKVQPQPGRPLSDISFWNNTNPCFSDAMAEKDDSFFIVRDDLLHPLINGNKARKLDALIPLVEDHSVTDVVTCGGCQSAHTAAVAVSCSERGLKPHLLLRGEQPEVLTGYNLMSTIYGNVTYVPRSLYANREKMLKSHADTLAGSSGTVLWFDDILEASLNQNDGALNLSQEIAQRSDHPRKIVIVNEGAGDVVALLGLTRLVQYLSQNHLLGNGRVLKLVVDSGTGTTAVGLALGAICLGLPWEVTAVMLADTYDGYRHQEKRLISNFKRHFHTHIDHCFNDIDKGIVHWVERCHPRKFGNVLEGELEACQHIAQQTGILVDPVYTLSAWEKAMALHKKEAEVEGGAKVVMLHTGGTLGMFGLAQRYKSYFSKLKVGPSS; the protein is encoded by the exons atgaaagttgttgaaAGTTTTCCCAGTAAGAGAGCCATTTCAGCTATCAAACGGAGCTTTCATTCCGGCCAA TGTGTTTCCAATGTGAAACTGAGTAAAGATGAGTTTGTGTCAAAATTGCTTGATAGAAGATGGACATTGCCTAGCCCTGATGCTAGGATTCACCAAATAATGCTTTCAACCAGCAAAGTACAACCACAACCAGGAAGACCCTTGTCTGATATTTCCTTCTGGAACAATACTAACCCATGTTTTAGTGACGCTATGGCGGAAAAGGACGATTCTTTCTTTATTGTGAGGGATGATTTGTTGCATCCGTTGATCAATGGaaacaaagcaagaaaattGGATGCATTGATTCCCCTTGTCGAAGATCATTCCGTGACTGATGTG gtgacttgtggaggTTGCCAGAGTGCCCATACAGCAGCTGTTG CCGTTTCATGTTCAGAAAGAGGACTGAAACCACATTTACTCCTACGAGGGGAGCAGCCTGAAGTACTGACTGGCTATAACTTGATGTCAACCATATATGGCAATGTCACTTATGTACCAAGATCGCTTTATGCCAATAGGGAAAAGATGTTAAAGAGCCATGCTGATACTCTGGCAGGCAGTAGCGGTACCGTCCTTTGGTTTGATGATATTTTGGAGGCTTCTTTGAATCAAAATGATGGTGCTCTGAATCTTTCGCAAGAAATTGCTCAAAGAAGTGACCATCCTCGGAAAATTGTAATTGTCAATGAAGGTGCAGGAGATGTTGTAGCATTACTAG GTTTGACTCGCCTAGTGCAGTACTTATCGCAGAATCACTTGCTTGGGAATGGAAGGGTCTTGAAGCTTGTTGTAGATTCTGGAACTGGGACAACAGCTGTTGGTTTAGCTCTTGGAGCCATATGTTTGGG GCTCCCATGGGAGGTAACTGCAGTGATGTTGGCTGATACGTATGATGGGTACAGACATCAGGAGAAGCGTTTGATTTCCAATTTCAAGAGGCATTTTCATACTCATATTGATCACTGCTTCAATGATATAGATAAAGGAATCGTGCACTGGGTAGAACGTTGTCACCCAAGAAA ATTTGGCAATGTATTAGAAGGGGAATTAGAGGCATGCCAACATATTGCACAACAAACTGGTATTTTAGTCGACCCAGTTTATACACTTTCTGCTTGGGAGAAGGCAATGGCCCTTCATAAAAAGGAAGCAGAAGTTGAAGGAGGTGCAAAAGTGGTGATGCTTCACACTGGAGGCACTCTAGGCATGTTTGGGTTAGCACAGAGGTACAAATCTTACTTCTCCAAACTCAAAGTTGGACCATCCAGTTGA